From the genome of Winogradskyella forsetii, one region includes:
- the cphA gene encoding cyanophycin synthetase, with protein MKIREINAMRGPNYWSIRRHKLIVMVLDLEEMEALPSHKIEGFPERLKTMFPSMYSHRCSEGCEGGFFMRVDEGTWMGHIIEHIALEIQTLAGMDTGFGRTRGYGEEGVYSVVFSYMEESVGRFAAKAAVRICEALIAGEAYDLTDDIQEMRELREADRLGPSTGSIVEEAESRGIPWIRLNKYSLCQLGYGANQKRIQATVTSETSSIGVELACDKEDTKYLLEQAEVEVPRGDIIRRERSLEEACRYVGYPLVIKPVDGNHGRGITVNIQNYNDALEAFRQAKESSRSGAIIVEKFITGEDYRLLVINNKLVAGAIRTPAHVIGDGKSTVQELIDKVNSDPRRGFGHENVLTKITTNELTQTIIKDAGYTLESVITEGERLILKDTANLSTGGTAEDITDIIHPANVSMAERISKIIDLDICGIDIMTTDITQPLSETGGAVLEVNAGPGFRMHLAPTSGLPRNVAAPVIDKLFPNKGDTGRIPIIATSGTNGKTTTTRLIAHIAKMNGHRVGYTTSDGVYIQNRLLMTGDCTGPASAEFVLKDPTVNFAVLECARGGLLRAGLGFKKCDVAVVTNVAADHLGLKGIHTIEQLAKVKAVIPETVLPEGYAILNADDDLVYDMRRNLECNVALFSMDENNPRIKALQRLNGITAVYENGYVTICRGEWKMRLMKAEDIPLTYGGKAKFMIQNVLGAVLAAHVQGISIEDMKAALETFIPSASQTPGRLNLFEFNNFSILLDYAHNPAGMRALQKFTDELDATVKVGIIAGIGDRRVEDNNEMGSIAAEMFDEIIIRQDKRLRGKTEQELIKMLDDGIKMKDPNKKTTIIPSEKEAIKFAVKNAVKGSLIILCSDVIPDALDLVKEFKKKEANGELNYAD; from the coding sequence ATGAAGATACGCGAAATCAATGCCATGAGAGGACCAAATTATTGGTCGATTAGAAGACATAAATTAATAGTTATGGTTCTAGATCTCGAAGAAATGGAAGCTTTACCATCTCATAAAATTGAGGGTTTTCCTGAACGACTGAAAACCATGTTTCCAAGCATGTATTCTCATCGTTGTTCTGAAGGTTGCGAAGGTGGTTTTTTTATGCGTGTTGATGAAGGTACATGGATGGGTCATATCATTGAGCACATTGCGTTAGAGATTCAGACACTTGCTGGTATGGATACTGGTTTTGGCAGAACTAGAGGTTATGGAGAAGAAGGCGTGTATAGTGTGGTCTTCTCTTATATGGAAGAATCTGTTGGGCGCTTTGCCGCTAAAGCTGCAGTGCGCATTTGTGAAGCCTTGATTGCTGGTGAAGCATATGATTTGACTGATGATATTCAGGAAATGAGAGAACTTAGAGAGGCAGATCGTTTAGGCCCAAGTACGGGCTCTATTGTTGAAGAAGCTGAATCTAGGGGAATTCCTTGGATTCGTTTAAATAAATATTCGTTGTGTCAATTGGGTTATGGAGCCAATCAAAAACGTATTCAAGCAACCGTTACTAGTGAAACTAGCAGCATAGGTGTAGAGCTTGCATGTGATAAAGAAGATACAAAATATTTATTGGAACAAGCTGAGGTTGAAGTGCCTCGTGGTGATATTATTCGTCGTGAGCGTAGCTTAGAGGAAGCTTGCCGTTATGTTGGTTATCCCTTAGTAATTAAACCAGTAGATGGAAATCATGGTCGCGGAATTACTGTAAATATTCAAAATTATAACGATGCACTTGAGGCATTCAGACAAGCAAAAGAGAGTTCACGCAGTGGTGCAATAATTGTGGAAAAATTTATTACTGGTGAAGATTATAGACTATTAGTTATTAATAATAAGTTAGTTGCAGGTGCTATAAGAACACCGGCACATGTTATTGGTGACGGAAAATCAACAGTTCAAGAATTGATTGATAAAGTCAATAGTGATCCTAGAAGAGGATTTGGACACGAAAATGTGCTGACAAAAATTACAACTAATGAATTGACTCAGACCATTATTAAAGATGCAGGTTACACACTAGAGTCTGTTATTACCGAAGGAGAACGTCTTATTTTAAAGGATACCGCAAATTTAAGTACAGGAGGAACAGCCGAAGATATCACCGATATTATTCATCCTGCTAACGTAAGTATGGCAGAACGTATTTCAAAAATCATCGATTTAGATATTTGTGGTATTGATATAATGACTACTGACATAACCCAGCCCTTATCTGAAACTGGAGGCGCAGTACTTGAAGTTAATGCTGGTCCAGGGTTTAGAATGCACCTAGCACCAACATCCGGATTACCTCGTAATGTTGCCGCTCCTGTAATTGATAAATTATTCCCCAATAAAGGCGATACAGGTCGAATTCCAATTATTGCAACTTCTGGAACTAACGGAAAAACAACCACTACTAGGCTCATTGCTCATATTGCCAAGATGAATGGACACCGAGTTGGTTATACAACAAGTGACGGTGTTTATATTCAGAATAGACTATTAATGACAGGTGATTGTACGGGTCCTGCAAGTGCTGAATTTGTATTAAAAGATCCTACCGTGAATTTTGCGGTTTTAGAATGTGCGCGAGGTGGATTATTGCGAGCAGGTCTAGGATTTAAAAAATGTGATGTGGCAGTGGTTACAAATGTGGCAGCTGACCATTTAGGACTAAAAGGAATTCATACTATAGAACAATTAGCCAAAGTAAAAGCGGTTATTCCAGAAACGGTTTTACCAGAGGGTTATGCCATTTTAAATGCAGATGATGACCTGGTTTATGATATGCGCAGAAATTTAGAGTGTAATGTGGCCTTATTTTCTATGGATGAAAACAACCCAAGAATAAAAGCCCTACAACGCTTAAATGGCATTACAGCGGTTTACGAAAATGGATATGTTACTATATGCAGAGGAGAGTGGAAGATGCGATTAATGAAAGCTGAAGATATTCCTTTAACTTATGGTGGAAAAGCAAAATTTATGATTCAAAATGTACTTGGAGCTGTGCTTGCTGCTCATGTTCAAGGTATAAGTATAGAAGATATGAAAGCCGCTTTAGAAACATTTATTCCCTCAGCTTCGCAAACTCCTGGACGTTTAAACTTATTCGAGTTTAATAATTTCTCGATTCTATTGGATTATGCTCATAATCCTGCAGGAATGCGTGCCTTGCAAAAATTTACAGATGAGCTTGATGCGACGGTAAAAGTTGGAATTATTGCCGGAATAGGCGATAGAAGAGTGGAAGATAATAATGAAATGGGAAGCATCGCTGCTGAAATGTTTGATGAAATTATTATCCGTCAGGATAAACGTCTTAGAGGAAAAACAGAACAGGAACTTATTAAAATGCTAGATGATGGCATAAAAATGAAAGATCCTAATAAGAAAACTACTATTATTCCATCTGAAAAAGAAGCTATTAAATTTGCTGTTAAGAATGCCGTAAAAGGATCACTTATTATATTATGTAGTGATGTGATACCAGATGCACTGGATTTGGTAAAAGAATTCAAAAAGAAAGAAGCTAATGGCGAATTAAATTATGCAGATTAG
- a CDS encoding cyanophycinase produces the protein MQKIKGTLIPIGGNEDKGFEDDEIHRLDYIEEGILAHVVEEAGGIDAKIVVIPTASSIPIEVGENYTTAFSTLGCKNIEVLNIRSIADAENTSVLKSVENANCVMFSGGNQSKISKYIGNTKLHKLLSNRYKNDSGFVIAGTSAGAMAMAKEMIAGGSSTKAFKKGAVLMRKGLSLIPELIIDTHFIQRGRFGRISEAVAKFPNLIGIGLAEDTGMIIKNGEDCTIIGSGMSIVFDGGNLTHNNQKILQEGTPMTMANLTIHVLSNGDQYNIQKRKVKVLPIEAPFI, from the coding sequence ATGCAGAAGATTAAAGGAACTCTGATTCCAATTGGCGGAAACGAGGACAAAGGATTTGAAGATGACGAAATTCATCGTCTAGATTATATCGAGGAAGGTATTTTAGCACATGTTGTGGAAGAAGCTGGTGGTATTGATGCTAAAATTGTAGTTATTCCAACGGCATCAAGTATTCCTATCGAAGTTGGTGAAAACTATACAACAGCTTTCTCTACTTTAGGATGTAAAAATATTGAGGTTTTAAACATCAGATCCATAGCAGATGCAGAAAACACAAGCGTTCTTAAGAGTGTAGAAAATGCAAACTGCGTTATGTTTTCTGGTGGTAATCAATCTAAAATATCAAAATATATAGGCAACACAAAACTGCATAAGCTCTTAAGTAATCGTTATAAAAATGATTCCGGATTTGTTATTGCGGGTACAAGTGCAGGTGCTATGGCGATGGCTAAAGAAATGATTGCTGGTGGTAGTAGTACTAAAGCTTTTAAAAAGGGAGCTGTACTGATGAGAAAAGGTTTAAGTCTAATTCCTGAATTAATTATTGATACCCATTTTATTCAACGAGGTCGTTTTGGTCGCATCTCTGAAGCCGTTGCAAAATTCCCAAATTTAATTGGTATCGGTTTAGCAGAAGACACCGGAATGATAATTAAAAATGGTGAAGACTGTACCATTATAGGTTCTGGAATGTCTATTGTATTTGATGGTGGCAATCTTACCCATAATAACCAAAAAATACTGCAAGAAGGGACTCCGATGACCATGGCCAATTTAACCATACATGTGCTTTCTAATGGAGATCAGTATAATATTCAAA
- a CDS encoding aldehyde dehydrogenase family protein produces the protein MSDFNDNPYFELFSKQQQNQFAIGNSTYKQRLKKLNTLQYTIEVTYREQIQQALQKDLGKPVVETELTEIYAIIGDIKHTKKHLRQWMQKQNVETPLSMLGSSSYITYEPKGVCLIISPWNFPFNLTFGPLVSAIAAGNTAIIKPSEMTPNSSALMAKIIEDVFAKDEVALIEGEVEVSTALLKLPFNHIFFTGSPKVGKIVMEAASKHLASVTLELGGKSPTIVDKTANLDKAAKKIMWAKFLNCGQICVSPDYVLIDESVKDEFITSCKKWLQTFYNDNPKTSDSYGNIVTDKHFDRLTSYLENAKTLHATFEVGGETDRSSRYIEPTIISDLKPEAKLLEEEIFGPILPIVIYESLDMAIAYINSKPRPLALYMYSKSKKNTNKILDNTRAGGSCINNSVLHYANHNLPFGGTNNSGIGKSHGFFGFRAFSNERSVLKQHTFGVTELLFPPYSGFKERLAQLTIRWF, from the coding sequence ATGAGTGATTTTAATGATAATCCCTATTTTGAATTATTTAGCAAACAACAGCAAAATCAATTTGCTATTGGGAATAGCACCTATAAACAAAGGCTTAAGAAATTAAATACACTTCAGTATACTATTGAAGTGACCTACAGAGAACAAATTCAACAGGCTTTGCAAAAAGATTTGGGTAAGCCTGTAGTGGAAACTGAACTTACAGAAATCTATGCCATCATAGGAGATATTAAGCACACTAAAAAGCATTTGAGACAATGGATGCAAAAGCAAAATGTAGAAACGCCACTGTCAATGTTAGGCTCTAGCTCATACATTACATACGAACCTAAAGGGGTTTGTTTAATTATTTCGCCGTGGAACTTTCCTTTTAATTTAACTTTTGGGCCTTTAGTATCTGCCATAGCCGCAGGAAACACTGCGATCATTAAGCCATCTGAAATGACACCAAATTCTTCTGCACTTATGGCAAAGATTATTGAAGATGTATTTGCTAAAGACGAAGTGGCGTTGATTGAAGGGGAAGTTGAGGTTTCAACTGCATTATTGAAATTACCATTCAACCATATCTTTTTTACAGGGTCTCCTAAAGTTGGGAAAATAGTAATGGAAGCGGCATCAAAGCATTTAGCTTCGGTGACTTTGGAACTTGGAGGCAAATCGCCGACCATAGTCGATAAAACCGCGAATCTCGATAAAGCAGCAAAGAAAATAATGTGGGCAAAGTTTTTGAATTGCGGTCAAATCTGTGTCTCGCCAGATTATGTGTTGATAGATGAAAGCGTAAAAGACGAATTCATTACATCTTGTAAAAAATGGCTTCAAACCTTTTATAATGATAATCCAAAAACATCAGATTCCTATGGAAACATAGTAACGGACAAACACTTTGATCGCTTAACTTCTTATCTCGAAAATGCAAAAACACTACACGCTACATTTGAAGTCGGCGGTGAAACAGATAGGTCTTCAAGATATATTGAACCCACTATAATTTCAGATTTAAAGCCTGAAGCGAAACTGTTGGAAGAAGAAATTTTCGGACCTATTTTGCCTATCGTGATTTACGAGAGTTTGGATATGGCTATAGCCTATATCAACTCCAAACCGAGACCATTAGCACTTTATATGTATAGTAAAAGTAAAAAGAATACCAACAAAATATTAGACAACACTAGAGCAGGTGGTAGCTGCATCAATAATAGCGTGCTGCATTATGCGAATCATAACCTACCCTTTGGTGGGACAAACAATAGTGGTATTGGGAAAAGCCATGGTTTTTTTGGCTTTAGGGCGTTTAGCAATGAGCGTTCGGTTTTAAAACAACATACATTCGGCGTTACGGAGTTATTGTTTCCGCCTTATTCTGGTTTTAAGGAGCGGTTGGCTCAGTTAACTATAAGGTGGTTTTGA
- a CDS encoding tail fiber domain-containing protein encodes MNVKNLYFSLLFLLFFYALNAQVGVGNTNPQAQLDISASSTTSPSNDDGILIPRMSAFPSTPGATRDGMLIFYTGTGADGKGFYYWDQGATSWVKIAAGSTDDNDWTEVSADIKRQSGDVYIGDSNTTDNDLYLSNRLIDWDNNSYYLDPQNTSRLGQIQLDNISFTGPSLFFATDNTTGISGGINRVGIVTDGSTNHQFTEKGQLEFYYRQSVLLGNNAGDNLSASFNDAVFIGEDAGENTTTGLGNIALGRSALNDNITGGSNIAIGSYTMALSTGGENIGVGGLTFRQLTSGSRNVAFGVAAGYPDTNSSDNTYIGHAAGGSIPSSNFNRTGNVFLGFQAGYNQNVSNRLFIENSDSANPLIYGEFDNDIIRINGELQVLDPFGTGYSFPVTDGTTNQVMTTDGAGNVTFQDIIGDGTGTDNQTIDNLSLSGTILRLSLEDDGQPLQTVNLASLQDGIGTDDQNLTAPTLTGTTLNLGIENGTGTSVNLVTLQDGTGTDNQTIDNLSLSGTTLRLSLEDDGQPLQTVNLASLQDGTGTDDQNLTAPTLTGTTLNLGIENGTGTSVNLATLQDGTGTDNQTIDNLSLLGTTLRLSLEDDGQPLQTVNLASLQDGTGTDDQNLTTPTLAGTTLNLGIENGTGTSVNLASLQDGTGTDDQNIQSLGFNTATNILTVGIENGAAQSVNLSVLDSGGDVNGVIAGTGLTGGGFSGNVTINAVGTNGLTTNADDIRLGGTLIQNTTITQGARSFDINLNSTGDFAIQDNGTDVFFVEDSGDIGFGNSNPIYKVHVTENTATETRAVYVDKDDNTAASTEGVYVTKTSNGTGRNHGYYAEVNGTGNGNRYGLYADVTGTGTGQKYGIFNELNSNTAGSQYAVRNWVRGASGSNQFGVFNNMDNANTADIYGVYNGMRVTNASNMYGVYNEFLTTSSSADLMAGVRTRFTNGTPGSNGFSGIYTDFDLASNGTFYGVRNEYSAGSTGTGNKYGSYNFISASAGGTHYGTYNSVGVTNGWASYNLGKSYISQRLSIGETDNADGRITILNNSGGSNPAHIQFTETNANDGSRIQFANGAETTNEWTLYGRADNTLSDSSFNFFHTTTGNILEIKGDGDVEINGQLGININDPTYAITLPNNTAIGTGRGRANAWTIYSDSRVKSNQQPLQNGLHLIKQMVPKTYFHHNGNIEDGVLNLSENGEQTLGFIAQELYKIFPEAVQRPKDESKTLWSVDYDKVIPVVVKALQELNNQVETLESENNKLKQQLRKIEQLEARLITLEGTSGDNTSKTTSK; translated from the coding sequence ATGAACGTTAAAAACCTATACTTTAGTTTATTATTCCTACTATTTTTTTATGCTTTAAATGCACAGGTTGGAGTTGGTAATACAAATCCGCAAGCACAATTAGACATTTCAGCGAGCAGTACTACTAGTCCTTCAAATGATGATGGTATTTTAATTCCTCGTATGAGTGCTTTTCCTTCTACTCCAGGCGCAACACGTGATGGTATGCTTATTTTTTATACCGGTACAGGAGCTGATGGTAAAGGGTTTTACTATTGGGATCAAGGTGCTACTAGTTGGGTTAAAATTGCAGCTGGATCTACTGATGATAATGACTGGACTGAAGTCAGTGCTGACATCAAACGTCAAAGTGGTGACGTATATATTGGTGATAGTAACACCACTGATAATGATCTTTACTTAAGTAATAGGCTTATAGACTGGGATAATAACAGTTATTATTTAGACCCTCAAAACACAAGTAGATTAGGGCAGATTCAGTTAGATAATATTTCTTTTACAGGACCATCGCTGTTTTTTGCAACTGATAATACCACCGGTATTTCTGGTGGAATTAATAGAGTCGGAATTGTTACCGATGGCAGCACTAACCATCAATTTACAGAAAAAGGACAATTAGAATTTTACTACAGACAATCTGTTTTATTAGGAAATAATGCTGGTGATAATCTTTCAGCCTCATTCAATGATGCTGTCTTTATTGGCGAAGATGCAGGTGAAAATACAACAACTGGTTTAGGAAACATTGCTTTAGGTAGAAGTGCACTTAACGATAATATTACAGGTGGTAGTAATATCGCTATAGGTAGTTATACTATGGCACTGAGTACTGGTGGTGAAAATATTGGTGTTGGAGGTTTAACATTTAGGCAACTTACTAGTGGATCAAGAAATGTAGCGTTCGGTGTAGCAGCTGGTTATCCCGATACAAATTCTAGTGATAATACGTATATTGGTCATGCTGCAGGTGGAAGCATCCCATCAAGTAATTTTAATCGAACTGGTAATGTTTTTTTAGGATTTCAAGCTGGTTATAATCAAAATGTGAGCAATCGTCTTTTTATAGAAAACTCTGATTCTGCAAACCCACTCATTTATGGTGAGTTTGATAATGATATCATAAGAATAAATGGTGAACTCCAAGTTTTAGATCCATTTGGTACAGGATATTCTTTTCCTGTGACTGATGGAACTACAAACCAAGTAATGACTACAGATGGCGCAGGAAATGTTACATTTCAAGATATTATTGGAGATGGTACTGGAACTGATAACCAAACTATTGATAACCTTAGTTTATCTGGAACTATACTAAGACTTTCGCTTGAAGATGATGGGCAGCCTCTGCAAACAGTTAATCTTGCTTCTCTACAAGATGGAATAGGTACTGATGACCAAAACCTTACTGCACCGACATTAACGGGTACAACTTTAAATTTAGGTATCGAAAATGGAACTGGAACTTCAGTAAACTTGGTCACATTGCAAGACGGAACAGGTACTGACAACCAAACCATAGACAACTTAAGTCTTTCAGGAACAACACTAAGGCTTTCACTCGAAGACGATGGACAACCTCTACAAACAGTTAATCTTGCCTCTCTGCAAGATGGCACAGGTACTGATGACCAAAACCTTACTGCACCGACATTAACGGGTACAACTTTAAATTTAGGTATCGAAAATGGAACTGGAACTTCAGTAAACTTAGCCACATTGCAAGACGGAACAGGTACTGACAACCAAACCATAGACAACTTAAGTCTTTTAGGAACAACACTAAGGCTTTCACTCGAAGACGATGGACAACCTCTACAAACAGTTAATCTTGCCTCCCTGCAAGATGGCACAGGTACTGATGACCAAAATCTTACAACACCAACACTTGCTGGTACCACACTAAATTTAGGTATTGAAAATGGAACTGGAACTTCAGTAAACTTAGCTTCCTTACAAGATGGGACTGGAACAGATGACCAGAATATTCAAAGTTTAGGATTTAATACAGCAACAAATATTTTAACCGTTGGTATAGAAAATGGAGCCGCACAGTCTGTAAACCTTTCCGTCTTAGATAGTGGTGGAGATGTAAATGGAGTTATAGCAGGAACTGGTCTAACAGGTGGTGGGTTTTCAGGAAACGTTACTATTAATGCGGTAGGTACAAATGGATTAACTACAAATGCAGATGATATTAGACTCGGAGGGACATTAATTCAAAACACAACAATTACTCAAGGGGCAAGAAGCTTTGACATTAACCTTAACAGTACTGGTGATTTCGCTATACAAGATAATGGAACCGATGTGTTTTTTGTAGAAGATTCTGGAGATATTGGTTTTGGCAACTCTAACCCAATATATAAAGTCCATGTTACTGAAAATACGGCCACAGAAACACGTGCGGTTTATGTCGATAAAGATGATAATACAGCTGCTTCAACCGAAGGTGTTTATGTAACTAAAACATCTAACGGAACTGGCAGAAATCATGGTTACTATGCAGAAGTAAATGGTACAGGAAACGGAAACAGATATGGCTTATATGCTGATGTTACAGGAACAGGAACAGGGCAAAAATATGGTATCTTTAATGAGTTAAACTCTAATACCGCTGGCAGCCAATATGCAGTGAGAAATTGGGTTAGAGGTGCATCGGGATCCAACCAATTTGGCGTTTTCAATAATATGGACAATGCTAACACTGCAGATATCTATGGAGTTTATAATGGTATGCGAGTTACAAACGCCTCAAATATGTATGGTGTTTATAATGAATTTCTTACTACATCTAGTTCTGCTGACCTCATGGCTGGTGTTCGAACCCGTTTTACAAATGGTACCCCAGGCTCTAATGGTTTTTCTGGAATTTATACAGATTTCGATCTCGCCTCTAACGGTACCTTTTATGGCGTGAGAAACGAATATAGTGCTGGTTCTACTGGAACAGGAAATAAATATGGATCTTATAACTTTATCAGTGCATCTGCTGGTGGTACACATTATGGCACTTATAATAGTGTAGGCGTTACTAACGGTTGGGCAAGTTACAACTTAGGCAAGAGTTATATTTCTCAACGACTAAGTATAGGTGAAACAGACAATGCAGATGGACGTATTACTATTTTAAACAATAGTGGTGGCAGTAATCCAGCACATATACAATTCACAGAAACAAATGCCAATGATGGTTCAAGAATTCAATTCGCAAATGGTGCAGAAACCACTAATGAATGGACACTCTATGGACGAGCAGACAATACGCTTAGCGATAGTTCATTCAACTTTTTCCATACTACAACTGGTAATATTTTAGAAATTAAAGGAGATGGTGACGTAGAAATTAATGGACAATTAGGCATAAATATTAACGATCCTACCTATGCCATAACGCTTCCTAATAATACGGCCATTGGAACAGGAAGAGGTCGTGCAAACGCATGGACCATCTATAGTGATTCTCGCGTTAAAAGCAATCAGCAACCGCTACAAAATGGACTGCATTTAATTAAACAAATGGTGCCTAAAACTTATTTCCATCATAATGGTAATATTGAAGATGGTGTCTTAAATCTTTCTGAAAACGGAGAACAAACCCTAGGATTTATCGCCCAAGAGTTATATAAAATATTTCCTGAAGCTGTTCAAAGACCTAAAGATGAAAGTAAGACACTTTGGTCTGTAGATTATGACAAAGTCATTCCTGTAGTCGTAAAAGCGCTTCAAGAATTAAATAACCAAGTTGAAACACTAGAATCAGAAAACAACAAATTAAAACAACAATTACGTAAAATAGAACAATTAGAAGCTAGACTTATAACTTTGGAAGGGACAAGCGGAGATAACACTAGCAAAACTACAAGTAAATAA
- a CDS encoding type II toxin-antitoxin system ParD family antitoxin, with product MNISLTKKQEAYIAEQLKSGDFQNASELVRDALRLHEVYRHRIIEDLRAEIEKGWSGPTSNRSVSDIIETKKRKKAS from the coding sequence ATGAACATTAGTTTAACAAAAAAGCAAGAAGCCTATATCGCAGAACAATTGAAATCTGGCGATTTTCAGAATGCCAGTGAATTGGTTCGTGATGCACTGCGATTGCATGAAGTATATAGACATCGTATTATTGAAGATTTAAGAGCAGAAATTGAAAAGGGTTGGTCTGGTCCTACAAGCAATCGCTCGGTAAGCGATATTATTGAAACTAAAAAGCGTAAAAAAGCATCGTAA
- a CDS encoding type II toxin-antitoxin system RelE/ParE family toxin, with amino-acid sequence MTYLSGYKLSIQADNDLNDIFDYTELEHGFDQAIIYLIGLEALFKNLVLNPKIGRERNEIKKGLYSITENYHVVFYRILKTHIRIVRVLHGRKDIPNQF; translated from the coding sequence ATGACATACCTTTCTGGTTATAAATTATCCATTCAGGCAGATAATGACTTAAACGACATTTTTGATTATACCGAACTAGAACATGGTTTTGATCAAGCTATTATATACTTGATAGGATTGGAAGCCCTTTTCAAAAATTTAGTCCTTAATCCAAAAATAGGCAGAGAACGAAATGAGATTAAAAAGGGACTTTACAGCATTACAGAAAATTACCATGTTGTTTTTTACAGAATTCTAAAAACCCATATTCGTATTGTGAGAGTCCTTCATGGTCGCAAAGATATTCCGAATCAGTTTTAA